In the Sinomonas cyclohexanicum genome, TCGACGTCGAGGCGCTGCTCGAGCTTCTCGGGCAGCTCCTTCGCCACGGCCTCCTTGGTGCGGCGCAGCATGAGCGGGCGCACACGACGGCGCAGCCTGGCCAGGCGGTCGGCATCGCCGTTCTTCTCGATCGGCTTGGCGAAGTCCTGCCCGAAGTGGTTCGCCGCCGGAAACAGCCCCGGTGCCACGATCGCGAAAAGCGACCACAGCTCCATGAGGTTGTTCTCGAGGGGCGTGCCCGTGAGCGCGAGCTTGAACGGGGCTTCGAGGTCTCTGGCACACTGGTGCGCCTTCGTGGCGCGATTCTTGAGGAACTGCGCCTCATCGATGATGAGTCCCGCCCAGGGGAGCGCGGCGTACGCCTCGTAGTCGAGGCGGAACAGGGCATAGCTCGTGACGACGATGTCCGCCCCCTTCGCTGACTCCTCGACCGGGGTGCCGGACTTGCCCTGCGTGTCCGTGAGCGCCACCGTGCGCAGGCCCGGGGCGAATCTGGCCGCCTCGGCCTCCCAGTTGGCCACGACCGAGGTCGGCGCGACCACGAGGAACGGGGGCTGCGCCGCCCGCTGCGACGCCGCCGCAGGGCCCGCCTCCCGCGGAGCGGCGTCGAAACCCCGCGCGTGCAGGATGAGTGCGAGGGTCTGCAGTGTCTTGCCGAGTCCCATGTCGTCGGCAAGGACGCCCCCGAGGCCGTGGCGGTAGAGGAACGCGAGCCACTGGAAGCCGTCGTCCTGGTACGGGCGCAGCGTCGCGTTCATCCCGGCCGGTACGGGGACACGGTCGAGGGCATGCGGGTCGAGGAGACCGGAGACGGTCTGCTTCCAGCGGGGCGGCTCCACCGTCTCGCCGGCGAGCTCGGCGATCTCGTCCCACAGGCCCGCCTGATAGACGCTCAGCCGCGGAGGCCTCTTCGTGGACGGGCCTTCCACGCGCCACTCGCGCAGCTCGTGGGACTCGTCGATGAGCCGCTTGAGGCGCTCGATCTCGGGGGTGTCGATCCGGAACCACGTCTTGTCCGGCAGCATGACCTTGGTGCGCCCGCGGGCGAGGGCGGTGAAGATGTCCTGGAAGGGGATGCTCCGGCCCGGGATCGTGACCATGAGGCCGAGGTCGAACCAGTCGTTCTTATCGGACTCCACGGCGCTCAGGACGAGCTTCGGGGTCCCCTCGAGGCGCCGGTAGTCGGGTCGGGTGCCCTCGATGCGGAGCTCCACGCCCTCGAGCTTGGCGAGGGCCGGGAGCGTGTTCTCGGCCGCCTCGGCCGTGTCGAGGTCCTCGAGCCGGGCCGGGCCGATGCGCTGCCCCTTCAGAGGGCTCTCCTCGAGGACGGCGGCGACGTGCTGGAGGGTGGCCTCCTCGGCCGCGCCGTCGCGGCGGATCCCCTCGCCCGGCGTGGGCACGAGCGGCAGCTGCCGCGCGCCGTCGCCCGCCGGGTACTCCCAGTGCCACGCGAGGCGGAGCACATCCTGGGGCTCGAAGGCTGCGGTGAGCACGAGGAGGGGAGGCAGGATCGGCGGGAGGTGCACGGCGTCGTCCGCCGTGAGCGTCACCGACCGCGCGAGGTCCGGGTAGAACTCGGCGAGGAACGCGTCCCGGTCCGCCGCGGGGATCTCGACGCCGTCCGGCGCCGCGAGCAGCGCGCGCTCCCGCTCTCCGAGGCGGGACTCGGAGGGGGCGAGGATGATCAGCTCCTCGCGTTCCCCCGTGCGCACGACGGCGTACGCGCCGTGGTCGCCGATCGTTCCGGCACGCTGGATCGGCACCAGGACGCCGCCGACGGCGAGGGTGGGCGCGAGGAGGAGCGCGCCGTCGTCCTCGCCCGGGAGTGCGTCGAGCCCCACTGTCGCGGTGCCGTCCGCGAGGGTGACGGTCGTGCCCTTCGCCGCCCCGCCGAGCTCGACGCCGAGCGATCGCCCAGCGTCGAGGAGCGTCCAGAGGAGCGGGCTGGCGAACTCGTCGAGGTAGAGCCACGGATCGTTGCCGTTCCAGTAGCCGGAGGCCGTGCCGAGCCGCAGCGCCTGGATCTCCCGAAAGAGCTCGAAGTGCGCGGTCAAGTAGTCGCCTACGTGGTCGGGGCGCCCGAACGTGGTCCACGAGATGTCCCCGCGCAGCCAGCGGCCGGTTGTCGGGTTGAACTCGACGGGGCGCATGCCGAGCCGGAAGTCGGGCCGGGTCTTCGGCAACGACCTCGCGAAGCGGCCGCCCAGTCTCGCGTGCGAATCGCGGAGCTCGAACTGCAGCCCGAGGCGCCGGGCCGCGCCGAGCCTGTCCCGTTCGGCCCCGGGATTGATGATGCGCCGCAGCTCGCCCTTCCATGCCGGCTCGGCCCGCCTGGCCGCGCTCTGCTCGGCGGCGTCGGCGCGGAGCCGCCGGGCGTTCGCCGTCAGGACGACGGCCGCCATGTGCTTGCAGTCCGCCGCCACCGGACACGTGCACCAGCCTCCGGCGTACCGGTAGGTGCCGTGATGGGGCTGGAGGTAGACGCCCACCTCGTAGGGCTCGTCCTCGGTGCCGAAAACCTGGGCGGTGAGCTCGGTGATCTCGGGGTGCCACGCGAGGTGCTCCACCCGGCCCTCGTGGGCGTAGGCGTGGGCGCGGGACATCGCTGCGGCACCGATCCGGGTGACCATCCCCGCCACGTCCACGAGCGGCGCGGCGTCTTCGGCGCCGGCACCGTGTGCGGTCGGGTAGGGGATCGAGGCCATGCGTTCATCGTCCCATGGGTGGCGGACAGTCCTGGATTCGGGGCTGGGCCCGCGCGGGGAGGGGGGCGCCGGCGGACGTGGCCGCTTGACCACAGGTTGTGGACTTTGCCCCACGCCGTGGCGCGGGGCAAAGTCCACAACCTGTGGTGGAATGCCGGCTAGCCACAGCCCGGGCCGGCGGGGTTGGCGATGCAGTCGTCGGCGTAGAGCTTGACCTCGGAGCGCCAGATGCTGAGGGCCTTCGCCGCGCTGGGGACCTGCGCGGTTCCCGCAATCGGCTGGAAGGGCCCGCCGTCCACTGAGAACTCGCCGGTGAAGACCGTGGTGAGGCCGACGCTCACGTCACCGGTCTGGGCGTAAGCGTGGCTGGTCACGGTCTTCTCGCCCCAGCGTGCCTCGGGGATCGGCCCCCCAGGGCCACTCGTGATGAGGGATGCGCCGTCGCCGTACGACCACTGGTACTCGCTGGGCTTGACCCTGATGTCGACCCTCCGGCCCACGATGCTGATGGTGAACGACTGGTCCGCCGGTTCCGCGTAGATGTTCGTCTCCGCACCCTTGAGCGTGTGCCTCCCTGGCTGTGAGCCAAGTTCCGGGGCCTTGATCGGGAGCTCGCGCAGCTGCTTTTCGGTCACCGTGATCACGACGTCGCCGGGCCGCTCGGGCGGTTTCCCGGGATACAGGCACGCCTGCTCGAGCCGTTCCCATGTGGCCCCCGCAGTGCGCGTATCGAGCCGTTCCCAGACGACCATGATCCCGCCCGGTTCTGCGCTGCAGCGCGCATTCAATGCGGCACACGCAGGGGCGCTCAGCGTGTCAGTTCCCTCTGAGCAGGCAGGGGCATAGGAATACGTAAAAACGTTCGCGATGCCCTCTACCTTAGGAAACTCAACGACGATCGTTCCTGACCTCGTCCCGTTAGTTACGACGGCGTCGTCACCGAATGCAGTGCTCGGCGGTGGAGGTGCCATCGGCCCGAATAGGACTATCGCGGCGACGCCGATTGACGTGACAGTCGCGGGCATTAGGCATTGCCTGCCTGCGTGGTCATCCATCCCGATGGGCCGTGGATTGCATAGATGGCGCGGGGATCGGTACTAGACGACGCCTCGTAGGACTTGAGCACCTCTCCAGCCTTCCCGAATCGGGTTGATGCTGATTCGTCCAGAAGGAAATATCCGATCGCCTGACCGAGAGGATCTAGCTTCAGGGTCGATCTGAAGTCTTGGACCCGCCATCGTGGGCCGGATTCCCAACCCTCGCCGGATGACACCTTGACTGCGCGATCCAGATAACCATTGCAGATCTTGCAGTCAGGCTTGGATGCGGCCTTCAGGGGCTCGGTATCGCCCGTTTCGAGCGCATAGGTAATCGTGTCGAACCAGTACTGGGTGAACGCCCTGAACCCAGCCTCGGTGTTCTCCCGTGCAGCCGCGGGCAGTTCGGGCTTCGGGAGGTTGCGGGCGGGCCCGGTGGAGCTGGCCGGCGTCGGGCGCGAATCGACCGTCGGCGTGGGCGTCCCGGAGGCCGAGGCGCTCGCCGCCCCCTGGGCATCAGGCCCGGCGGAGCCCGAGCCGCAGGCGGTGAGGCCAAGGACCGAGGCCAGGGCGAAAACGGACAGGGCAGAGCGAAGTGTGCGACGGCGAATCGCCATTGACATCCCCCGAGGTCGTTGGTGTGCCGCCGGTGCGGGTGCGGGTGCGGGTGCGGTGCGTGGCGACGTGTCTTCGGCAGTCTACAAGGATGTGACTACAGGTGTTGCAGGTTATCCACAGGCTGAGGCTGCCGGCCGGTCCCGAGCCCGTGGAAGTCCCATCCCGCCGAGCGCCAGGCGTCGGCGTCGAGCACGTTGCGGGCATCGACCATGACGGGCCGCCGCACGAGCGAGGCCGCGGTGACGGGGTCCAGTGCCCGGTACTCCGCCCACTCGGTCAGCAGCAAGACGATCTCGGCGCCGTCGAGCGCTGCCCGCACGGATGGCTCGAACTGGAGCTGCGGGAACCGCATCCACGCGTTGTTGATCGCACGCGGGTCGGTCACCACGACGTGCGCGCCGGCCGCGGCGAGCTGCACGGCGACGTCCAGCGCGGGGGAGTCGCGGATGTCGTCGGTGTCCGGCTTGAAGGCCGCGCCGAGTACGGCCACGCGCCGTCCCGCCACGGACCCGCCGCACAGCTCGGCGGCAAGGTCGGCCACGCGCCCGCGCTGCCCCACGTTGATCGAGTCCACGAGCCCCATCCACGCGTCTACCGACTCGACCGCGAGCCCGCGCGCCTGCGCCCGGAACGACCGGATGTCCTTCGGCAGGCACCCGCCGCCGAATCCGAGGCCGGCGGCGAGATAGCGCTGCCCGATCCGCGGATCCAGGCCCATCGCCGCGGACAGCTGCGTGACGTCTGCCCCCGCCGCGTCGCACAGTTCCGCCATCGCGTTGATGTAGGAGAGCTTGGTGGCCAGGTAGGCGTTCGCCGCCGACTTGATCAGCTCCGCCGTCGCGAAGCTGCACACGATCCGCGGCACCCCTGCGTGCAGCAGGGGAGCGTAGACCTCGTCGAGGATCCGCACCGCCCTGCGGCCCGTGCCGGCCCCCGAGCCGTCGTGCGCCTCCTGGACCCCGTACACGAGCCGGTCCGGGATGAGCGAGTCCTTCACCGCCGTGCCCTGCCGCAGGAACTCGGGGTTCCACGCGAGCTCCACGTCCGCACCGCCGAGCCACTCGCGCACCCGCTGTACGGTACCCACCGGGACCGTGGACTTGCCCACGACGGCGGCCCCCGCCTTCGCGAGCCGCCCCACCTCCCGCGCGGCCGACTCAAGATAGGTCAGGTCCGCCACATCGCTCGTCTTGGACTGCGGGGTCCCGACACAGAGGAAATGCACGTCGCAGTCGGCCACGAGGTCCATGTCCGTGGCGAACGCCAGCCGCCCTGAAGAGCGCCCGTCGGCGAGGAGGTCCTCGAGCCCGGGCTCGAAGAACGGCGCGAACCCGCGCGCCAGGTGGCCCACCTTGTCCGCGTCCGTGTCGATGCCCACCACCTCGTGGCCCATCGAGGCGAGCGTGGCGGCGTGGACGGCCCCGAGGTAGCCGCAGCCGATGACGGAGATCTTCATGGTGTTCCCTTCCTTTGGGTCAGCGCGCGTTGGTTTCGACTCCGCTCAACCAGCGCTGGGAGATGACGTCTTCGTAGTGGCCGACGAGCTGCTCGCCGATGGCGCGCCAGGTCCGGCCCTGCACGCTGCGCCACGCGGACTCGGCGAACGCGGCTCTCTTCGCGTCGTCGCCGAGGAGGTCCAGCGCGTAGGAGCGCAGCTGCGCCAGGTCGCCGGGGGTGTACAGCCAGCCGGTCTTAGAGTTCTCGACGAGGTCCAGCGGCCCTCCCCGCCCGGTGGCGATGACGGGCACACCCGAGGCCATCGCCTCCTGGATGGTCTGGCAGAACGTCTCGAACTCGCCCGGGTGCACGAACAGGTCGAAGCTCGCCACGATCCGAGCGAGGTCCTCGCCGCTGCGGAACCCCGCGAAGTGGGCGCCGGGCAGCTGCGCCTCAAGCTGGGCCCGCAGGGGGCCGTCGCCCACGATCACCAGCCGCGTGCCGGGAATGTCGGCGAGGACTCGGAGGTTCTCGACCTGCTTCTCGGCCGCGAGCCGGCCCACGTACCCGATGATCTTCACCGGCTGCCCGCATGCCCCCGTGCCGCCGGTACCGCCTCCGGCGGGAGCCGCTGCGGTCACGGACGCCCGCCACGCGCCGTCGCGCTTCCCCGGATGGAACCGCACGGTGTCGACGCCGCGGCGCCACAGGTCCACGTCGAGGATCCCCCGTCCGCGCAGCTGGTTGAGCGCGAATGTCGAGGGGGCGAGGGTCAGGTCCGCGAGCAGGTGGACGGCCTCGACGCGCTGCCACGCCCAGTTCTCGAGGAACGGCACGCCGTACCGGGCCGCGTAGCCTGGAACCTCGGTCTGGTACACCGCCACCGTGGGGATGCCCAGCTCGTGGGCGGCGCGCACGGCCCGCCAGCCGAGCTCGAACGGCGACGCCAGGTGCACCACGTCCGGCGCGAAGGCGCGCAGGGCCCTCCGGACCCTCGGCACCGCGCCGAACGCGACGCGCACCTTCGGGTAGCCCGCCACCGGCAGCGCGGGCATGCGCAGCACGTGCGCCCCGTTCACCGTCTCGGGCAGCGGGAAGACTCCCGAGGCGCCCTCGCCCGAGGGTGCGATCACGAGGACGTCGTCGCCGCGCTCCTGGAGATGGTCGAGGATCCGGAGTATGGAGTGCGTCACCCCGTTCATCTGGGGCAGGAACGACTCGGCAACGATAGCGATCCTCACGCTTCAACCGTCCGGCGGCCACCTGACCGGATGGCAGAGTGCGCGTGACGTGCCGCGGAAGGCTGGGTTAACTGCCGGGGCCGCCCGAGGGGCGCGGCTCGTGCGAGCGTGGGACGGCGAGCCCGGCGAGGGCCACGACCGCGGCGAGTGCCGCCAGCCCCCAGCCCAGCCCCGCCCCCACGGCGACGGCTCCGACGAGGAGCGGCCCGCCGGCGTCGCCCGCCTCGCGGCCGAGCTCGGCGCTGCCCATCGTGCGGCCCATCCGCTCCGCGGGTGTCGCGTCGGCCAGGTGCGCGAAGGCCAGCGGCGTGACCGTCCCGATGCCCGCCCCGATGAGGAGCGCTGCGAGGTAGACCACGACGGCGCCGAGCGGCTCGGGCGCGGACGGCACCGCTGCCGCGGCGGCGGCCCCGAGGACGACGGCGCCGAGCCCGGCCAGGATTCCCGGCCGGTCGGCGAGGCGCCCGTCGTCCCGCAGGCGGCCGATGCGCGGCTGGAGGAGCGATGAGGCGAGGGCGAGGACGGTCACGGCGGCCACGGCCGCGGCGGTGGGCAGCCCGATGTGCGCCGCGAGGGCCGGGATGAACCCGACAGCGGCGCCGAGGGACCCCGTCGAGGCGGCGAGCACGATCGTGGGGCCGAGGAAGGAGCGCCCGCCCAGCTGGCGGGCCAGGTCCGCGAGCGTGTACCGGGGCCGGGGGAGCGGGTCGAGCCGGGGCATGGCGAGGGCGGCCCAGACGGCCACGCCCACGCCGAGCGCCGCGAGCACCCCGAACAGCACGGGGAACCCGCCGACGAACAGGGCGGCCGCGCCGAGGAGCGGCCCGATCGCGTACCCGAGGCCCTTCCACGAGCCGTACCTGCCGAAGTACCGGCCGGTGAGCGGGCCCGCGAGCCGTGCGACGCTCGCGGAGGAGGCGGGGGAGAATGCCGACGCCGCCGCACCCTGCCCCAGCCGGGCGACCGCGAGGGCCCACGGGGCCTGGACGCCCGCGCCCACGAGGGAGGCGAGCGCGAACGCGAGCAGCCCGCCGACCACCACGGGCTTGGGCCCGATG is a window encoding:
- a CDS encoding DEAD/DEAH box helicase, producing the protein MASIPYPTAHGAGAEDAAPLVDVAGMVTRIGAAAMSRAHAYAHEGRVEHLAWHPEITELTAQVFGTEDEPYEVGVYLQPHHGTYRYAGGWCTCPVAADCKHMAAVVLTANARRLRADAAEQSAARRAEPAWKGELRRIINPGAERDRLGAARRLGLQFELRDSHARLGGRFARSLPKTRPDFRLGMRPVEFNPTTGRWLRGDISWTTFGRPDHVGDYLTAHFELFREIQALRLGTASGYWNGNDPWLYLDEFASPLLWTLLDAGRSLGVELGGAAKGTTVTLADGTATVGLDALPGEDDGALLLAPTLAVGGVLVPIQRAGTIGDHGAYAVVRTGEREELIILAPSESRLGERERALLAAPDGVEIPAADRDAFLAEFYPDLARSVTLTADDAVHLPPILPPLLVLTAAFEPQDVLRLAWHWEYPAGDGARQLPLVPTPGEGIRRDGAAEEATLQHVAAVLEESPLKGQRIGPARLEDLDTAEAAENTLPALAKLEGVELRIEGTRPDYRRLEGTPKLVLSAVESDKNDWFDLGLMVTIPGRSIPFQDIFTALARGRTKVMLPDKTWFRIDTPEIERLKRLIDESHELREWRVEGPSTKRPPRLSVYQAGLWDEIAELAGETVEPPRWKQTVSGLLDPHALDRVPVPAGMNATLRPYQDDGFQWLAFLYRHGLGGVLADDMGLGKTLQTLALILHARGFDAAPREAGPAAASQRAAQPPFLVVAPTSVVANWEAEAARFAPGLRTVALTDTQGKSGTPVEESAKGADIVVTSYALFRLDYEAYAALPWAGLIIDEAQFLKNRATKAHQCARDLEAPFKLALTGTPLENNLMELWSLFAIVAPGLFPAANHFGQDFAKPIEKNGDADRLARLRRRVRPLMLRRTKEAVAKELPEKLEQRLDVELDPKHRKLYQQYLQREREKVLGLVEDLDRNRFIVFRSLTLLRLMALDPSLVDDAHDGVSPAKLDSLLEQLDDVVAEGHRALVFSQFTSFLKKAAARLDAAGIAYEYLDGSTRRRGEVVSRFKEGEAPVFLISLKAGGFGLNLTEADYCFILDPWWNPAAEAQAVDRAHRIGQTRRVMTYRLVARGTIEEKVMELKEKKAALFSSVMDDDAMFSSTLTAEDVRGLLE
- a CDS encoding DUF6318 family protein, yielding MAIRRRTLRSALSVFALASVLGLTACGSGSAGPDAQGAASASASGTPTPTVDSRPTPASSTGPARNLPKPELPAAARENTEAGFRAFTQYWFDTITYALETGDTEPLKAASKPDCKICNGYLDRAVKVSSGEGWESGPRWRVQDFRSTLKLDPLGQAIGYFLLDESASTRFGKAGEVLKSYEASSSTDPRAIYAIHGPSGWMTTQAGNA
- a CDS encoding UDP-glucose dehydrogenase family protein, which encodes MKISVIGCGYLGAVHAATLASMGHEVVGIDTDADKVGHLARGFAPFFEPGLEDLLADGRSSGRLAFATDMDLVADCDVHFLCVGTPQSKTSDVADLTYLESAAREVGRLAKAGAAVVGKSTVPVGTVQRVREWLGGADVELAWNPEFLRQGTAVKDSLIPDRLVYGVQEAHDGSGAGTGRRAVRILDEVYAPLLHAGVPRIVCSFATAELIKSAANAYLATKLSYINAMAELCDAAGADVTQLSAAMGLDPRIGQRYLAAGLGFGGGCLPKDIRSFRAQARGLAVESVDAWMGLVDSINVGQRGRVADLAAELCGGSVAGRRVAVLGAAFKPDTDDIRDSPALDVAVQLAAAGAHVVVTDPRAINNAWMRFPQLQFEPSVRAALDGAEIVLLLTEWAEYRALDPVTAASLVRRPVMVDARNVLDADAWRSAGWDFHGLGTGRQPQPVDNLQHL
- a CDS encoding glycosyltransferase family 4 protein; its protein translation is MRIAIVAESFLPQMNGVTHSILRILDHLQERGDDVLVIAPSGEGASGVFPLPETVNGAHVLRMPALPVAGYPKVRVAFGAVPRVRRALRAFAPDVVHLASPFELGWRAVRAAHELGIPTVAVYQTEVPGYAARYGVPFLENWAWQRVEAVHLLADLTLAPSTFALNQLRGRGILDVDLWRRGVDTVRFHPGKRDGAWRASVTAAAPAGGGTGGTGACGQPVKIIGYVGRLAAEKQVENLRVLADIPGTRLVIVGDGPLRAQLEAQLPGAHFAGFRSGEDLARIVASFDLFVHPGEFETFCQTIQEAMASGVPVIATGRGGPLDLVENSKTGWLYTPGDLAQLRSYALDLLGDDAKRAAFAESAWRSVQGRTWRAIGEQLVGHYEDVISQRWLSGVETNAR
- a CDS encoding MFS transporter is translated as MPDPHPTRPSERPPARAVVPLYAAGFTTAFGAHSVAAGLGAEIGRVGLNLLSLGVLLALYDLAEVVLKPLFGSLSDRIGPKPVVVGGLLAFALASLVGAGVQAPWALAVARLGQGAAASAFSPASSASVARLAGPLTGRYFGRYGSWKGLGYAIGPLLGAAALFVGGFPVLFGVLAALGVGVAVWAALAMPRLDPLPRPRYTLADLARQLGGRSFLGPTIVLAASTGSLGAAVGFIPALAAHIGLPTAAAVAAVTVLALASSLLQPRIGRLRDDGRLADRPGILAGLGAVVLGAAAAAAVPSAPEPLGAVVVYLAALLIGAGIGTVTPLAFAHLADATPAERMGRTMGSAELGREAGDAGGPLLVGAVAVGAGLGWGLAALAAVVALAGLAVPRSHEPRPSGGPGS